The stretch of DNA ACCCGAGGCGCTTGCTGACCCGGCTCTCCGAGGCGGACGTCTGCTGTGACTTCCGTGCGCCGGACATCATCCGGGCGGCCCCCGCGCCGCTGTACAACTCCTTTCAGGACGTCTACCGCTTCGTGAAGGTGCTGGAGAGCCATGCCCGCGATTGACCAGACGCAGACCGTGACGCTGGCTGGAGCGGGGCTGGTGGGCTCGCTGCTGGCCATGTTCCTGGCCCGGCGCGGCTTCCAGGTGGAGGTGCTGGAGCGGCGTGCGGACATGCGGAAGGAGCAGGGCTCGGCGGGACGCTCCATCAACCTCGCCATCTCCGCGCGAGGGCTGCATGCGCTGCGGCAGGTGGGGCTGGAGCAGGAGGCGCTGCGGCACGCCATCCCCATGCGGGGCCGGATGATCCACCCGCTGTCGGGGGAGCTGAGCCTGCAACCCTATGGGAAGGATGACTCCCAGCACATCAACAGCATCTCCCGGGCGTGGCTCAACAAGAGCCTGATGACGCACGCGGAAGAGACCAACCGGGTCTCCATTCGCTTCAAGCAGCGCATCCAGCACGTGGACTTCGACACGGGCGCGCTCACGGTGCTGGACGAGCCGAGCGGCACCACCCGAGAGGAGCGGGCCGCCGTGCTGCTGGGCACGGATGGCTCGGGCTCGGCGGTGCGGCAGGAGATGATGCGGCTGCCGGGATACCACTCGACCCAGGAGCCGCTGGGCCACGGCTACAAGGAGCTGACCATTCCGGCGGGGCAGGGGAGCACGTTCCAGATGGAGAAGAACGCGCTGCACATCTGGCCTCGGGGCGCCTTCATGCTCATCGCGCTGCCGAACGAGGACGGCAGCTTCACCTGCACGCTCTTCCTGCCGTTCGAAGGGCCGGTGAGCTTCGCGTCCCTGGACTCCCCCGAGAAGGTGCAGGCCTTCTTCGAGGAGCAGTTTCCGGACGCCGTTCCGCTCCTGCCGGAGCTGACGCACGACTTCTTCCACAACCCCACGGGGACGATGGTCACCGTGAAGAGCGCGCCCTGGCACGTGGGAGGGCGCGCGCTGGTGCTGGGAGACGCGGCGCACGCCATCGTGCCGTTCTTCGGCCAGGGGATGAACTGCGGCTTCGAGGACTGCGTGGTGCTCGATGGGTGCCTGGCGCGCCACCAGACGTGGGAGGACGCCTTCGGGGAGTTCTTCGGGCTGCGCAAGACGAACGCGGATGCCATCGCGGACATGGCGGTGGAGAACTTCACGGAGATGAGCAGCAGCACCGCCAGCGCGCGCTTCCTGCTGGAGAAGCAGGTGGAGAAGGCGCTGCTCAACGCGTTTCCGGGCCAGTTCCTGAGCCGCTATTCGCTGGTGAGCTTCAGCCGGGCTCCCTACCGCCTGGCCTACGAGGCCGGTACGCGGGCGGGAGGCATCGTGTCGGAGCTGGCCGAGGGCCTGTCGCGCGTGGAAGACGTGGACATGGAGCGGGCCGCCCGGCTCATCCAGGAACGGCTGGTGCCATTCATGAAGGAGCACGCGGATGGATTTCGGACTGAAGGATAAGCGGGCGCTGGTGCTGGGGGCCTCCGGTGGCCTGGGATTCGCCATCGCCTCGACACTGGTGAAGGAGGGGGCGAAGGTAGCCATCTGCTCGCGCAGCGAGGAGCGGATTCGTGCCGCGGCATCGAGCATGGGGGCGGTGCAGGGCATCGCCGCGGACCTCACCGCGCCGGGGAGTACCCGTTCGGTCGTGGAGAAAGCCATCACGGCGCTGGGCGGCGTGGACATCTTGGTCATCAACACCGGAGGCCCCCCGAAAGGCGGCATCCTGGATGTGACAGACGCTCAGTGGCAGGAAGGCTTTCAGAGTCTGTGGATGGGCGCGGTGGAAGGGATTCGCGCGGCAGTGCCAGGAATGAAGGAACGGAACTGGGGCCGCATCGTGATGGTGACCTCCTCTTCGGCCCGCGAGCCCATGCCAGGGCTCACCATCTCCAGTGGCCTGAGGGCAGGCCTGATGGGGCTCACCAAGATTGTCAGCGACGAAGTAGCGGGCCACGGCATCACCCTGAACGCCGTACTCCCGGGCTACCACGCCACGGATCGCCTGAAACAACTGGGCATCGCCGAGGAGCGGCTCTCTTCACAAATTCCCGCGCGGCGGCTGGGGCGTCCGGAAGAGCTGGGCGCCTTGGTGGCATTCCTGGCTTCGGAGCAAGCGGCGTACATCACCGGTCAATCCATCGTAGCCGACGGTGGCGCGTCTCGCAGCTTTTAAAATAAGAATAGCCCGACGCCTATGCATATGGCGCGGAATTCGAGATGCCGAGAGAATAATCTCGTGCACGAACGGCACGCAGCTCAACGTGATGTTCTGCCCCGCAGGCTGATTCTCTCCTCCTCTGGAGTTTCCCGGCGCCCAGTCCTCCCCCGAGGGCTGGGCATTGTTCTATCTGCTCACGGTCAAGCCAACCTCCCGCTTCTTGTAACGTGTTAGGTTACAAGGGGGGCGGGGGCGTATCAGTTCATGTTACAAATCTGGACTTGAGCGCCTTGGCGCACGGGCGGGGCAGCGGTGGAAGGGGCCGGTGGAATGAAATGTGCATCTCGCATTGCCCTCGAAGTATTCAGTTGCGCGATACCCTAACGTTTCACTCTTCCCCCGCCGAGGTGTCCCATGAAGACCCATGCAAAGAAGACCCGCTCGAAGAAGGCCAATCAATTCATCGCCTCGCTGCTGAAGGACAGCACGAAGGGCCCCATTGATATCTGTAAGATCTGTAACTTCTGCATGCTCTGCAACATTTGCCGGATTGGCAGCAAGTAGGGCATTTGGGCTGCGGGTGCCATCGCCCGCCAGAAGAGCGATGGCACTTGCGTTCTTCCGGGCGACGCGAGCGAGGGCATGATGAAAAAGGCAGCGAAGAGGCGGACTGTGCGCGGGCAGCAGAACCTTCGGCCTTCGAGAAGGAAGAAGGTATGCTCGCTGGCAGAGGCCCTGTCCTACCGCAACGAGAAGGTTCTGCGGCGTTTCCTGGATGTCTATGCCGTGCCCGAAGCGGAGGCACGTGAGCTCTTCCACGAGACGAAGAAGTGGTTGTGGCTTTGTGCGCGCAGCATCGAGTCAAAGGGACCCCGGTTGGCCGTGCAGGCCCCGCTGCTGATGATCGATGAGATGTGGCACACCTTCATGCAGTACACGATGGATTACCAGCGCTACTGCCTGGACCGGTTGGGCATCTTCGTCCACCACCTGCCGGCGAACTCGAGCGACAAGCTGCGAGAGCGCAAGCGCTACGAAGCCAACCCCGAGCGTTTCATGAAGCGGTACCAGGCTGCGTTGAAGCGGCAGTACGGCTTCATCTATGACGAGCTGGGGGAAGAGCGGGGGGAGGCGACCCTGCTCAAGTGGTATCAGGAATATCCCAAGCGTTATTCCCTCGAGTTTCTTGAGCTGCACCGTATCCCCTACACCCAGGAGGAGCACGCCTCGCAGTCCCCAGCGCTCCCCGCCTCGGGCGCTCCCGCCGTAGCGGCCTGACACTGACGCGGGCCCGGCAACTCGCTCGAAGCCGCCGGACCCCCGAACGCAGCCGGAAGCCTGGGTAAGCCCCCGGTTCACCCAGCCGGGCGAGCAGCCGAGCTCCCTGAAACCAGCCCGCTGCCTGACAAGATCCTCGTACAGCCCTGGGCCCGGTTCGCCTCGGCCCACGCCCGCTCATGGCGAAAGGGCTCTTGGAACCGGCATCCCTGTCTCATTAGAATCGCAAACCCGATGGAAATCGCCCGACTCGCGAGTACGCCTGAGCTGAACAATGTGCTGCTCATCAGCGCCACCTTGGCGGTTTCGTTGTTGGCCCTCTGGACTGTGCTGGTCACCTCGAGCTTCCTGATCCAGCAGGGAGTCCGTGCGAGCGGGATTCAGGTGCTCGCCGCCTTTGGAGAAGGACTCTACCGGCGGGCACGGCTGCTGGCCGCGCTCCTGTCCTGCCTGCTGGCTTTGGCGGGCATCGCCCTGCTGGGCCGGGCCCTGTGGTTGGGCGTGGACCTGCAGCCGCAGTTCAACATGCTGGTGGGGGAGGCGACCCCGGAGGTCCTCCAGTCCCTGGGAAGGGGCATGGGGCTGCTGGTGCTGCTGTTCGTGGGCTTCTATGCCCTGCAGCGCAGTGGCCAGCGGCTGCTGAGTGCGGCCGAACGCAGGTTGCGCGAGCGCCAGCTCCACGAGACGCAGCGCGTCCATGCCGAGAAAGCCCTGGCGCACCTGCCCTCCATCATCAACCTCGCGCTCGCCAACGCCGTGGTGCATCTGTCGGTCGCGGCTATCGAGATGCCCGCCCCGGCGGAGTGGCTTCTCACAACCACCCTTTACATCCTGCTGGCCGTCTCGGGCGGACGCGGCTTCGTGAGCTTTCTCTACTTCCTGACCGAGCGGCTGGTCGCGTCGTGGGAGGAAAAGGGGAAGGGCTCACATCTCGAGGAGTACTACGCCGTCCTGCGCCGGTTGCTCCCGGTGGGGCAGAAGTGCATCGAGGCCATCACCTACATCTCGGTGGCAACGCTGGTGGTCCGCAGGTTCCAGACCCTGGAGTCCTTCGCGCCCTACGGTCCCGTGCTCATCCGGGTCGTCTCGATGTACTTCGCGGCCAGCGTGGTCGTCGAGTTCAGCCGCGTGATGATTTCGCGGCTGCTCTTCACGGCCGCGAGCGTGGCGGATGATGTGCAGAGGCGGCGCAGCACGTTCATCCACCTGCTCCAGAGCATCTTCAAGTACGTCATCTACTTCTGCGTCTCCATGATGGTCCTCAGCGACTTCGGGGTTGATCCGACGCCCATCCTCGCGGGCGCGGGAATCGTGGGCCTCACGGTCGGCCTGGGAGCTCAGACCATCGTCCAGGATCTGCTCAACGGCATCTTCCTCCTGTTCGAAGATCAGATTCTCAACGGGGACTACATCCGCATCGGCGAGACCGAGGGCGTGGTGGAGGAGATCACCCCGCGCGTCACGCGCATCCGCGACCGCTATGGGCGGCTGCACATCATGCGCAATGGGGAGATCAAGAACGTGATCAACTACAGCCGGGGTTGGACCCTGGCCGTGGTGGAGATGAACGTCGCGTACGAGGCGAACCTGAAGCAGGTGCTCCAGGTCATCGCCGAGGTCAGCTCCCGGCTGCCCGAGCAACTCCCGGGCAAGGCCATCGAGGTGCCGAGGGTCATGGGCATCGAAACCATCGACGAGAGCTGTCTCCGGGTCCGCATCGAGACGAAGGTGGCCCCCGGCTGCCACTACGAGGTCAAACGGGCGCTGCACTTGCTTTTGGTTGAAGGATTCCAGGCTCACCACATCGAGATTCCGTATCCCAAGTCCGTGGAGGCCACGCCGTACGCACCGCCCGCCTGACAGTGACACGTCAACGGAGGCCTGGCGTAACGCGTTCGCATCTGCGGGATCTCCAGAGGGAAGCCCCCCCTTGCACGAGCATTACCCCTGGGTGAGCAAGCCCTCAAGGCCACGTCCCATGCTTGCCTCCCATGAAGCCGTCCAAAAGGTGCGAAACTCGAACTTAGAGCCGAAGCCGCAAGAGGCGAGCCGCGCGCCAGAGGAAGCAGAGAAGGGGGAAGCAAAGAAGGAGCGAACGCCGTGACTGGATGGGGCCGGGCTGCTGCGCAGGAGGTTCGCGCATCATGTGGTCCGCCCTCGTCCTCCTAACTTTGCATCATTTCTCACGCTCACGGCTCACACCCGCAGGTTGTGAAAAACCTCGGCGCACACTTCGTGCATCGCAGAGAAATACTGGATTTTTCCATGATGAACAAACTTGCGGCAGCTGTCCTGGGATTGAGCTTCCTCTGGAGCGGGGGCACGGCCCACGCCTACATCTACAACGAGCGGATGTGCAGCTACGGCGCCACCAGTCCCCTCTGGAATGTCGGCAGCACCATGGTCGTCGACTTCACGGCGGGCGCGACGCTGTCGGCCCCCGGCACCAGCGCCATCCCCGTGGACTTCTACCTGTCCCCTACGAGCACGGTGACGTCCTCCAGCATCTTTCTCAAGACCAGCCTGAAGGCCACCATCACCTCTCCCGGCCCCAGCTGCTCGGCCATGGCCCATGACACCCTGAGCCTGCCCGCGACGACGAACGGCTCCTGCTTCGCGCTGGGCAACTATTACCTCATCGCCAAGACGGGGACGTCCCAGCTCGCCTCCTTGCAGGGCATTCAGGCCGTGGGCCACCCGACGATCACCGGCTTCTCGCCCCTGACGGCGCCCGTGGGGGGCCTCGTCACCCTCACGGGGACGAGCTTCGATAGCCAGACCGCCGTCTATTTCAACGGTGTGGCCGCCGCGCGCTCCATCGTGAACGCGACGACGCTCGTGGCCCAGGTGCCCTCGGGCGCCACGACCGGCAAGATCCGGGTCAGCCGGGCCGGCTCGACCACCACCTTCTGCAACCTGCCGCAGACCTCCAGTGCGACCTTCACCGTCGACCCGTATTGCCTGTCGACCGCCAGCTACAACAGCTACGGCGCCATCGACTACGTGGCCTCGTCCGAGTTCACGAACAACACGATCGGGCTTGGCACCTGCCCCAATTACACCAACAACACCCCGTACGTCGTGTCCGCCACGGCGGGCCAGGTGGGCAAGGAGATCGACATCCAGTTCGGCTCCTGTGGCCAGCCCAACTACGAGAAGCTGTTCAAGATGTACGTGGACTGGAATGGCGACAATGACTTCACGGATCCGGGCGAGTTCCTCATCGACGCGCCGTCCGTCTCCAGTGATGTCCTGTACACCATCACCCTCAACATCCCGACGATGGTGCTGCCGGGCACCAAGCGCATGCGCTTCATCGTCGCCGTCCACGATGACGCCGGGACGAACCCGGAGAGCGTCTTCTCGTGCGGCGCGTACAACTTCGGCGAGACCGAGGACTACCTGCTCACCATTGCCCCTGCCCCCGCCTTCGCACCCACCGCTCGCGGCTCGGAGCAGCCCCACGCGGAGCTGACGGTTTCGCGTGGAGAGGAGTCACCCTCGGTGCGGCTCGGAACGGACGCCACCGCCCTCCCGGCCCTGCGCTTCACCCTGCCTGGACAGCCGTAGTCCGGCGGCCCGGCGCGTCCTGGGCTCACTCGGTGATGGTGAACCGGACCGGGACGGTGAAGGCCGCGGAGTTGCGGCCCGTGAGCGTCACGTCCGCCTCATAGCTCCCTGGGGGCAGCGCCCCCTGGACGATGATGTGGAAGCGCGAGACGGTCCCCGTCTCCATCCAGACGGGGAAGGCCTGAGGGCACGTGGAGAACACACACGAGAGCCACTCGCCCAGGGCAATGAACGGAGTGGTAATGGCGAGGGGGACCGCCAGGAAGGGGGCAGCGATCCCCGCCTCGCCCACGGTGTCCCAGAGCTGCTCGACGGCCGTCTCCACTTCTCCGAGCGCGACGCGGACCGCCTCCTTGCCGCTGCCGGTGACCTGAAGATCCGAGAGCACCGCCTGACCGCTCAGCGTTTTCTCCCGGAAGATCACCGGGACCAGCCCGCGCTGGTTCTTCTTCAGCGTGAGGGGCGTCGCGTCATAGGACACCTCGAGCTCCGCCGGAATGAGCAACCCCGGCTCCGTCACGGCCTGGGTGAGCCGGAAGGTGTCCGCGCTCCGCACGGTACCGGGCTGGACGGTGATCTTCGCCTCGAGCCCCATCACCGCGCTGGGCAGCGGTGGGGCAGTGGCCAGCGCGGGCGAGGTGAGCGAGCCCGCGCTCACCTTGCCTCCGAGTGCGAACCCGCCGTACTCGAGCGTGCTCGACGTCACCTCGAGGTGGGAGGCGCTGTCCCAATACATCTGTCTCGCGGAGGTGATCGTCACGCTCCCGGGGAGGGCGGTGTTACCCGTGGCAGTGACCAGGACTCCGCGGGTGAAGCCTGAGAGGCTCAGGTTCCTCGGAGACACGCTCGCGGCGTCCGAGAAGAACAGGGCACTCTTCGCGTCACTCCAGTTCTCGGGGAAGGTGACTTGGGGCTTGGTGCCACCGGTGAAATAGGCGGTGCTCAGCTCGACGGCGGGCGAGGCGGTTCCGTCCTCCAGGTGGGTGCGCGTGGCGACGGCTCCAATCTCCACCTGCCCCAGCGTACCGCCGGCGATCTGGATCCGCTGGCCTTCCAGCACGAGGAGTCCCGTCTCGGCTCCGACCTGGGCGTCCGCGAAGAAGAGGTAGTGCTTGTTGTCCGGGAAGAGGGGCCCTGTGGCGAAAACGCCGGAGTCGACCTGCACCCGCCCCTTTCCGCTGATGTGGATGGGGTTGCCGGAGAGCTCGAAGGTGGCCGGCACGCCGCGGGGGCGCCCCACGTTCTCGGCCGTCCAGCGGGCGCGGCGTTGATCGAGCGTCTCGGGGGGCTGGTTCTCATCGTCCGGCCCGGCTCCCACAGCGGGGCCGGAGGAATCACCACACCCCAGTGAGCCCAGGAGGGTGAGCACGGCACATACCGACGCCAGGGATCTGCTCAGGTTTCGCATGAACGCTCCATCACGGCCGGCCCACGGTTGACCGGTGTATTGTCCGTGGGCTGACGTTCTGGATCATGCCGCGGTGCGCAGGCCCTCCGTCAGGCGCTCATGGTACTGGCCAACAGTAAACTTCCGGGGCGTGAAGCCGGTCTTGATGACTCCTGAAACGGAAGTGGGCCCATGGCGCGTGCTGGAGCAGCGCGGCCAGGGCTCCTACGGCGCCGTCTATCGCGTCGAGAGGGCAGGGCACCCGGAGCAGGGGCCTTTCGCATTGAAGCTGGCGCTCCACTTGAACGATCCGCGTTTCGAACGCGAGGGGGAGCTGCTCTCCCGTCTCCAACACGCAGGCATTCCCCGGCTGGTGGAGCGGGGCACCTGGGAAGTGCAGGCAGGAGGGGGCTTCCCCTTCATCGTCATGGAGTGGGTGGAGGGAGTCCCCCTCTACGAGTGGGCTGCGCAGCACCCGCTGACCTCGCGCCAGGCCCTGAGGCTCTTGGCCCAGGTGGCCTCCGCGTTGGCGGCCACACACGAAGCAGAAGGCGTTCACCGGGACGTCAAGGGGGACAATATTTGGGTGCGGACGCGGGATGCCGGGGCCGTGCTGATGGACTTCGGCTCGGCGTATTACCGAAGGGCCCGAGTGCTCACGCACCAGTTTCCGCCGCCAGGAACGCCCGAGTATCAGACCCCCGAATGCCAGCGCTACCAGTGGGAAGCCCGGCATCAGCCGTCGGCCCGCTACGAGGCCCAGCCCGCCGATGACCTGTATGCCCTGGGAGTGACGGCTTACCGGCTCGTCACGGGCAGGTATCCACCAGCCTTGGACATGAGGGTGACAGAACAAGGGTTCGAGTTCTTTCGGCCACCGAGGCTCCCCCCCGAGGCCCTGGTCTCTGTGAGTCCGGAACTGGCGGAGATTATCCAGCAGTTGCTCTCCGATGATCCTTCAGGGAGGGGCACCACCCAGGAAGTAGCCGAGGTGCTGGAGCATCTCGCGATGACCGCCGGGCCTCAAGCGGACCACCGCATCACCCCGTTGCCGGCTCGATCAAACCCCGCTCAGCCACTCCAGCCGCGCTCGTCTCGGGCCGAGGCCCCATGGCTGGCGATGGCCGCGCTGGTCTACCTGTGGATCGGGGCTTGGTGGATGAAAGAGGGACACGTGCCTGTGCCAGAAAAGGTTCCGCAATCACAGGTCCATGAACAAAGGGACGGTGGAACGGTAGGCCTTGGAGCGCAGGTGCTCGCCAGTCCTCCAGAGGCGCGCCCAGATGAGCCGGGAATGAGTGGGATCGCTCTCGACATCCCCAAGAAGCCGCTGCCCGGGCAGCGGCTTCCTCCTTGTGAAAGGTACACGGTGGAGATCCATGGGGGATGCTGGGCACAGGTGAGCGGTGCGGTATCACCTTGCAGTGCCAGTATGTATGAATGGAAAAAGGCGTGTTACCTGCCCCTTATTGCTCCAAGCAGGCCGTCGACCTCAGACACTCCATAGGGAGTGCTTTCCACGTTGTTCCTACGGCATGGCGTTCCACATGCCCATCACTTTGGAACTGGTGTGGGCTCAAGGCGTTGTGCGCCCGCCGATTTCCGGAAAACGTCCGTACGTCCGTAAGAGCGCATCCAAGTGGGCAGGGTTGTCAAGATCGAGCGGAGTAGGGGTGAGCTGGATCAGCCAACCACCGGTCGCGGTGCGCCGCGACCGCGAGAGCAGGTCCACGTCTCGCGCCGGATCTGGAAATCCGATAGCCTCGCAGGCGGCCGCCGACCAGTAGTTTAACCACCCCAGCCGATGTGGAATCACTGGCGAAGGAAGAGTCCACGAGAGCCTGAGCGCCGGAAGTCCACGTGGCGGCGGCTGTGGATTTGCCGCCCAGTTTTTAGTTTGGCGCGCGATATCCACTCCTGCGCTGAAGGGCGTCGCGTGCCCCCAGAACGCTTGAGCGCCCTCCGCGATACCCTCCAGCACATTCATGGCCGCCGCGATGTTTCCGGGAGTCAGTGGCAGTGCTGCATGGACATCGAATAGTGGCTTGCCTCCAGGAGACCTGCCTGCCGGTATTTCCAGTCCATAAGCCGTGATGAGGCCGTTCTCGCCGCCGCCATTGCAGACGAGCGGAAAGCCTGGTCCGTCTGCTCTGCCTTGGGAGATCCACGCATCGCGCTGCGGTAATGGGACGGGGGTCCCCTCTTTGGAAATCATCCACTCCAGGCGCAAGCCTGGCAACGCTCGCTCCATTTCCCGGACGACAGTCAGCGGGCGGCCGTCGTTACTCGCAAGGGCTGGAGCGTAGACAATGATGGACAGTTCATTCTGTTGCGTCGCCGTCACCTTAGCACCAGTCCATCACGATGATGACTCCATCGAGATCCGGATCTGCGAGTTCCAGCGCTGCTTTGTGCGCGGCGCTCCGTACGCCTACCCGGAAGTCGAATCCGCAGGCCCGCGCGAGGTCGCGCTCGCGCCGCAGTTCAGGCACCTGTTGTTCTGGTACCGTCCTTTGAAGATAGATCGAGTATGTGTCGAAGTTGTCAGTCTTGACCTCCCAAAGCACTCGCGCGCGCAGTTGCAGCGCATCGAAGTGCTTCCCGTTGACGAGCACATCCCAGCCCGGGAAGCTGTTCTGCGGAACCCTGTCGGCGCACGTATTGTGGAGTTCATCCCCGCCCAGGTGAGGCACGCGCTGAGGCGTACACTTTGGGCTGCGCTCCCGCTCGACGGGAGCTGGCGGCACGGGAGGCCAGTTCTGGCCTGAGGGCTTCGGCTTGGGGCTCCGTTTCGACAGGGCGGCCGCTGAGGTCTCTGTTGGGAGCACAGGCCGTCCGTCTTCAGGACGAACCCCGCTCAACTCATGCGCATCCAGTGCTTCCTGGATGGCGACGGCAATCACCACCGCGCCCGTGAGAATCACGGCGCCCACAACGATCTCCGGCGCTGCCAGGATGCAGACGCCGATTCCTACGGCAGCAGCCCCCGCGGAAGCGACGGCGCATCTCCCGGTGGGGTCTCGAAACCGGACCTTTTCGTGGTCGAGCGAATGGAAGCACCGGTCCACCAGCACGGGCCAGGGGTGGGACGCCTCCTGGACGACGCACCGTCCCTCGTCCTTCCACGGCAGGGCCGCCGCTCTCTGGAGGTTGGCGAGTCTCGGATTCCGGATCACTGGCGCCTTCGGACGCGGTGTCGGCGCAGCGCAGGCCGAGAGAAGGAGCAGAAGCGCGGCGTAGGCTCGGAGACCCATGGTTTCGTCCGTTCAATCAAGCCAGGACATGGTAGGTCAAGGACGGCCCGGGGCCCCAGATGACTTCCCGCCGCAGCTCATAGGGGTGACGCCCTCGGTCATGTGCACCTCGTCGAGCCCGGCGGTCCCGTCCGGGGCCGAGTACCCGCGGCCGAAGACATAGAGGGTCCCGCTGCCCGCAGCCTTCGCGGACTGGATGTCAGAACCGCTCCGCGCCCTCCAGCGTTGGCGTCTCCTGATACCCGTCATGCGGTTCAAAGTGTCCACCATGTCCTGGCGCATCGTCTTGGTCTTCTGCCTCCTATCGATGCTGCCCCCCCAGGGGGTGGCCCAGGAGGCGCGTCCGGCTGAAAAGTCCGCGCTCCTGCTCATTCCCGAGGATACGGCGCTGCCCGCCATGGCGACGCTTGTCGCCAGTCTCCGCTCCTCCTTGTGGGAGGCCCAGGGCGGCCCGATCACCCTGGATGTCGAGAGCCTGGATCTGGGTTGGGCCCGCGGGCCTGCCTACACACACGCCCTGCACACCTGGTATCTGGCCAAGTACCGGGAGCGCCGGCCGGATGCCCTCATCGCCTTCCGTTCCGACGCCATCCAGCTGGCCCTGCAGTTGCGCCGGGAACTGTGGCCGGATATCCCGATGATCGTCCTCTCCGAGAACGAACGGCTCTGGGCGCAGGAGCCTCGCCCGGAGCGGGTGGCGGGTCTCTGGCTGCATTATGACATGCGGGCTACCGCGGAGCTGGCCCTGCAGTTGCTGCCCAGCACACGGAGGCTGGCGCTCATCAACGGCTCCAGCCCCTGGGAGCGCGCTCAGCAGGAGCAGATGGTGCGAGAGCTGCAACCGCTGCTGGCGCAGCGGGGGCTGGAGCTCATCGACCTGAGCAACCTGCCGTTGGCCGGGCAGCTCGAGCGAGCGAGGACCCTGCCGGACGACACCACGGTCCTCACCTTCAGCTTTATCAGCGATACCAGCGGGAGACCCTTCGTGGGGCGCGAGATCGCACGCATGTTGCTCTCCGCCAGCAACCGGCCCTGCTTCACCCTCCACGACACCGTCCTGGGGCTGGGGTTCGTCGGCGGAGCGCTCGTCAGCTACGAGGCCGTGGGCCAACAGCTGGGCATGCTTACCTCCCGCGTGTTGCGCGGAGCGCAGGAGGAATTCCTCGCACCCCTGGCGCCGGCCCCCGTGGACACGCTGACGGCCGATGCCCGCGCGCTGCGGCGCTGGGGCATCCCCCGCGATCGGGTGCCTCCCGGCGTACGGCTCGCCTTCGACGAGCCCACGCTCTGGGAGCGCTATCGCTGGTGGGTCCTGGGGGCCCTGATAATCAGTGGCCTGCAGGCGCTGGTGGCCGG from Stigmatella aurantiaca encodes:
- a CDS encoding sensor histidine kinase produces the protein MRFKVSTMSWRIVLVFCLLSMLPPQGVAQEARPAEKSALLLIPEDTALPAMATLVASLRSSLWEAQGGPITLDVESLDLGWARGPAYTHALHTWYLAKYRERRPDALIAFRSDAIQLALQLRRELWPDIPMIVLSENERLWAQEPRPERVAGLWLHYDMRATAELALQLLPSTRRLALINGSSPWERAQQEQMVRELQPLLAQRGLELIDLSNLPLAGQLERARTLPDDTTVLTFSFISDTSGRPFVGREIARMLLSASNRPCFTLHDTVLGLGFVGGALVSYEAVGQQLGMLTSRVLRGAQEEFLAPLAPAPVDTLTADARALRRWGIPRDRVPPGVRLAFDEPTLWERYRWWVLGALIISGLQALVAGGLVVERRRRMRAQAELLERQRLEKLAEMEARRTLDQLAHVSRVAALGELAASLAHELNQPLAAILSNAQAARRLLNATPAALDEVREALGDIISDDKRAGEVIQRMRALLKRGEPRQELHSLNDLVREVARLLANDMHLRGVTLHLALDPSLPAVQGDGIQLQQVVLNLLINAMDAMADVPVGQRQLQVRTASPGQGQVELSVQDSGGGIEPSRLALIFEPFYSTKEHGLGMGLSISRSIVEAHGGHLQAESLPGQGALLRCGLPAANTEPSP